The following proteins come from a genomic window of Caloenas nicobarica isolate bCalNic1 chromosome 24, bCalNic1.hap1, whole genome shotgun sequence:
- the LOC135998162 gene encoding transmembrane ascorbate-dependent reductase CYB561, whose translation MDGTPPPASPAGLSAYVAVSQLLGLTLLATTGAWLGRYRGGVAWHSPLQFNVHPLCMVLGMVFLQGDALLVYRVFRHEAKRSTKALHALLHGLALLIALIGIVAVFESHRTKSIPDMYSLHSWCGMAAFVLYLLQWLLGCGFFLLPRASFSLRSRYKPQHVFFGIALFALSIAACLLGITEMLLFNIKDSYSHFVPEGVLANTLGVLLVAFGLVVAYVLTRDDWKRPPLAEEMALSMDFKTLTEGESPGGGSQ comes from the exons ATGGACGGGACTCCGCcacccgccagccccgccgggcTCTCGGCGTACGTGGCCGTGTCGCAGCTGCTGGGCCTGACGCTGTTGGCCACCACGGGCGCCTGGCTGGGCCGCTACCGGGGCGGCGTGGCCTGGCACAGCCCCCTCCAGTTCAACGTGCACCCCCTCTGCATGGTGCTGGGCATGGTTTTCCTCCAAGGTGACG CTCTCCTGGTTTACCGGGTGTTCAGGCACGAAGCCAAACGCTCCACCAAGGCTCTGCACGCCCTGCTGCACGGCCTGGCACTGCTCATCGCCCTCATCG GCATCGTCGCCGTCTTCGAGTCCCACCGGACCAAGAGCATCCCCGACATGTACAGCCTGCACAGCTGGTGCGGCATGGCCGCCTTCGTGCTCTACCTCCTGCAG TGGCTCCTGGGCTGCGGTTTCTTCCTGCTCCCCCGGGCCTCCTTCTCGCTGCGCAGCCGGTACAAACCCCAGCACGTCTTCTTCGGCATCGCCCTCTTCGCCCTCTCCATCGCCGCCTGCTTGCTGGGCATCACCGAGATGCTCCTCTTCAACATCAA GGACTCCTACAGCCACTTTGTGCCCGAGGGTGTCTTGGCCAACAccctgggggtgctgctggtggcctTCGGGCTGGTGGTGGCCTACGTGCTGACACGGGACGACTGGAAGCGCCCGCCGCTGGCCGAGGAGATGGCCCTCTCCATGGACTTCAAGACGCTGACGGAAGGCGAGAGCCCCGGTGGTGGCAGCCAGTGa